One window of Pieris napi chromosome 14, ilPieNapi1.2, whole genome shotgun sequence genomic DNA carries:
- the LOC125056261 gene encoding ubiquinone biosynthesis protein COQ4 homolog, mitochondrial isoform X1 — protein sequence MRFSSSLKNCNTLPHAKFIKELEKNFIPHSAFQKTLLGVGSAVVALFDPYRADMISCMGEVTGGKALNYMRQKMLETNEGAEILRDMPRINSQIVCFKTLSQMPQNTLGRVYADFMVENKITADSRLPVHFIDDPDMAYVIQRYREVHDLVHATLFMKTNMLGEVTIKWIEGIQTKLPMCIGGGIWGAARLKPKHRQLYLKQYLPWAIKTGNDAKFMQGIYFEKRWNQDISDFHREMNITRLTGT from the exons ATGCGTTTTTCGAGTTCCCTTAAAAACTGTAACACTTTGCCACACGCGAAATTTATAAAggaattagaaaaaaatttcattccCCACAGCGCTTTTCAAAAAACCTTGTTAGGCGTAGGAAGTGCAGTTGTTGCTCTTTTCGATCCATATAGAGCAGATATGATATCATGTATGGGAGAAGTAACTGGCGGCAAAGCTTTAAATTATATGAGGCAGAAAATGCTAGAAACGAATGAGGGTGCCGAAATTCTACGCGACATGCCTCGTATAAACTCCCAAATAGTATGCTTCAAAACATTGTCACAAATGCCTCAAAATACATTGGGACGTGTATATGCAGACTTTATGGTGGAAAACAAAATTACGGCAGACTCAAGATTACCTGTCCATTTTATAGATGATCCAGACATGGCTTATGTTATTCAACGTTACAGAGAAGTTCATGATTTAGTGCATGCaacattatttatgaaaacaaATATGTTGGGTGAa GTAACTATTAAATGGATAGAGGGCATTCAAACAAAGTTACCAATGTGTATTGGTGGTGGAATATGGGGTGCAGCTAGACTTAAACCAAAACATAGACAGTTAtacttaaagcaatatttACCATGGGCTATCAAGACAGGAAATGATGCAAAGTTTATGCAAG gCATTTACTTTGAGAAGCGGTGGAATCAGGATATAAGTGATTTTCACAGAGAAATGAACATAACACGGCTCACTGGTacttag
- the LOC125056259 gene encoding zinc finger protein 62-like gives MSKRDLNDRNERKLDSSDYENILSQHNIFEASRPKHQELPSFPGYSNAETQTKSSDIKGQSAQSGLGAWPYNPWWMLASTSKTAPSQDDFSEGSDQTKVKKEPSGAGTPDRDPLQSDFEQFQSATPPAGLDSFCDDCSDPFCDSSTAVCRKLFHCPHCRKSYPTILEFNTHLTGVHPAQKPFRCQICLEPFHKKSHLRRHLDSSHSRKDVNKCSVCSKYIKDKSNLRKHMQVHTGRVPQKQFKCDLCNNKRYMSLDRLNNHKVVCTGEKVLKYCDMCTKVFDNSRSLNSHKKVHARELKCENCGEQLRSLEQFNNHQLVCLTNTSEVSVTASTSSGATVNPCCTQPGLCEHDKPAYLNIPSYAANRVLNATLSSLKSDMN, from the coding sequence ATGTCCAAAAGAGATTTAAATGATCGAAACGAAAGGAAGCTGGATTCTAGTGATTATGAAAACATCCTTTCGCagcataatatatttgaagcGTCGAGACCAAAACACCAAGAACTGCCCAGTTTTCCCGGTTATTCAAATGCGGAAACACAAACCAAATCTAGTGATATAAAGGGTCAATCAGCACAATCAGGCCTAGGTGCCTGGCCATATAATCCATGGTGGATGCTGGCAAGCACTTCAAAAACCGCTCCATCTCAGGATGACTTTTCTGAAGGTAGTGATCAAACTAAAGTTAAGAAAGAACCTAGTGGTGCTGGTACACCAGATCGGGATCCACTACAATCAGATTTTGAACAATTTCAGTCAGCAACACCTCCAGCTGGTCTTGATTCTTTTTGTGATGACTGTTCAGATCCTTTTTGTGATTCAAGTACGGCAGTTTGTCGTAAGCTCTTCCACTGCCCACATTGCAGAAAAAGTTATCCTACCATTCTAGAATTCAATACACACTTAACAGGTGTACACCCAGCTCAAAAACCATTCCGGTGTCAAATATGTTTAGAGCCATTTCACAAAAAGTCGCATCTACGCAGACATTTAGATTCAAGCCATTCTCGAAAAGATGTGAACAAGTGTTCTGTCTGctctaaatatattaaagataaaagCAACTTACGAAAACATATGCAGGTTCATACAGGGAGAGTGCCACAAAAGCAATTTAAATGTGACCTGTGTAATAATAAGCGATATATGTCACTAGACAGATTAAACAATCACAAGGTAGTCTGTACAGGTGAAAAAGTATTGAAATATTGCGATATGTGTACTAAAGTATTTGATAATTCAAGATCATTGAATAGCCACAAAAAAGTACATGCAAGGGAACTGAAATGTGAAAACTGTGGTGAACAACTCAGATCACTGGAGCAGTTTAATAATCACCAGTTGGTTTGTCTTACAAACACATCAGAGGTAAGTGTTACGGCATCAACAAGTAGTGGAGCAACTGTGAATCCTTGCTGTACCCAGCCTGGGCTATGTGAACATGATAAACCTGCCTATTTGAATATACCAAGCTATGCAGCTAATAGAGTGTTAAATGCAACACTATCTTCTCTTAAATCAGACATGAACTGA
- the LOC125056260 gene encoding surfeit locus protein 6 homolog, whose amino-acid sequence MAIQKKPIKLKHIKADILKEVNFLKNIFTYYSPPNQSKDNDTYMDFEMTKGEQEDIKKEAEKPKRAQSIAELEEKLEKVKSQHKLNLKSKLMKKSLTSKLNKKIKKKERVKLNKNKVKIVIKDKKNGAALKENNVTQVKPVFNTDGKLVFSKFDFANLGSKEKVPKARKDPKKILDDLKQQEQKVQELSQKDSDKAKDLKEKMAWKNILQKAEGQKIKDDPILLKKSIKKQEQKKKASKKQWEDRIQSVVGKKEDRQKKRKENIMKKKKEKKAKIIKTKEKRGRVVI is encoded by the exons ATGGCTATTCAAAAGAAACCTATAAAATTGAAACACATTAAAGCGGACATCCTTAAagaagttaattttttaaaaaacatttttacctATTATTCACCTCCTAATCAAAGTAAAg ATAATGATACGTACATGGACTTTGAAATGACAAAAGGTGAACAAGAAGATATTAAAAAGGAGGCTGAGAAACCTAAAAGAGCACAAAGTATTGCTGAGCTAGAAGAGAAATTAGAAAAAGTAAAATcacaacataaattaaatttaaagagtAAACTGATGAAGAAAAGTCTTACTagtaaactaaataaaaaaattaagaagaaaGAGAGggttaagttaaataaaaataaagttaagatagtaattaaagataaaaagaaTGGTGCTGcactaaaagaaaataatgtgACACAAGTTAAGCCAGTATTTAACACTGATGGAAAGCTTGTATTTTCAAAGTTTGATTTTGCTAATCTTGGAAGTAAAG AAAAAGTTCCCAAAGCACGCAAGgatccaaaaaaaattttagatGACCTCAAGCAGCAAGAGCAAAAAGTTCAAGAGCTTTCACAAAAAGATAGTGACAAAGCCAaggatttaaaagaaaaaatggcTTGGAAAAATATACTTCAAAAAGCTGAAggacaaaaaataaaagatgatCCTATTTTACTGAAAAAGTCTATAAAGAAACAA gaacaaaaaaagaaagctAGCAAAAAGCAATGGGAGGATAGAATTCAAAGTGTTGTGGGGAAAAAGGAAGACAGACAGAAAaagagaaaagaaaatattatgaaaaagaaaaaggaaaagaaggctaaaataataaaaacaaaggaaAAGAGAGGACGTGTTGTAATATAG
- the LOC125056257 gene encoding protein arginine N-methyltransferase 5, protein MTQQDISCGLEYSLTPDIQECVSEALQANYSFIVTPLIHPRFRRPYLPHRIPAGGFTRSDMILSPQDWTNRIVARVSPYLTVDAPSPVVQKRHEYYLHEELLYCRGLGVPAVMISLHSKHNTNLARILQTYQETSNFPTLIWTSVPMFCKRTLRNSEDLEDNKCDVAYDETWYWWSRFHQNMNWDKRVGVVLEISADLPSNDIIKRWLGEPVKAIILPTHVFHNNKKGYPVLSRAHQQLVVNMVERDAQVIVSGARRSNIEYYLQYLFRLWQRRPADTPMFSFARGWEDYLQTPLQPLADNLDTHTYNVFEKDPIKYNQYQNAIVKALADLKKKNSCQDSLDKESPTSNINKEKGQGDSESNTKTQVTVMVLGAGRGPLVRATLNAAEMTNTEVKVIAVEKNPGAVVVLAAQVRELWSDRDVTVVPGDMRYMNLSPKADIIVSELLGSWADNELSPECLDGATCLLKPNGISIPCEYTSYVNPISSSRLWAAAKIACLGDSQKMEKNLETLWVVYMQNKHDIAECKEVFKFSHPAEGIQNSEGETMLDYRGLPLTDNRRKTTVTWEVTQDNVMHGFAGYFDCALYGDEMLSIVPSTHSPGMISWFPVFIPIKTPLRIHKGEKIKATFWRCVDTRRVWYEWIVEVNDNATVLHNPNGRSSEMLL, encoded by the exons ATGACACAGCAGGATATATCATGTGGATTAGAATATTCACTTACACCAGATATTCAAGAATGCGTATCGGAAGCGCTTCAGGCAAATTATTCCTTTATTGTGACGCCGTTAATTCATCCACGCTTCCGTAGACCATATCTACCGCACAGAATACCAGCTGGAGGCTTTACTAGATCAGATATGATACTGTCTCCACAAGATTGGACTAATCGTATAGTCGCTAGAGTGTCTCCATATCTCACTGTTGATGCTCCATCTCCTGTTGTACAAAAGCGCCATGAGTACTATTTACATGAAGAGCTCCTATATTGTCGCGGTTTGGGTGTTCCAGCTGTTATGATATCTTTGCATTCCAAACATAACACTAACCTGGCTAGAATTTTGCAAACATATCAAGAAACAAG taaCTTTCCAACATTAATATGGACATCTGTACCAATGTTTTGTAAACGGACATTGAGAAACTCTGAAGATCTTGAAGATAACAAATGTGATGTTGCTTATGATGAAACCTGGTACTGGTGGTCTAGATTTCATCAAAATATGAATTGGGATAAAAGAGTTGGTGTTGTATTAGAAATATCTGCAGATTTACCATCaaatgatattattaaaaggtggCTTGGTGAACCAGTTAAAGCCATTATCCTGCCAACACATGTATtccataacaataaaaaagg CTATCCAGTACTATCACGGGCTCATCAACAATTAGTGGTCAATATGGTGGAAAGAGATGCACAAGTAATTGTGAGTGGGGCCCGACGCtcaaatattgaatattatttacaatatttatttagactaTGGCAAAGAAGACCTGCTGATACTCCTATGTTCAGTTTTGCAAGAGG CTGGGAGGACTATCTACAGACACCATTACAACCTTTAGCAGACAATCTTGATACCCACACATATAATGTGTTTGAAAAAGatccaataaaatataatcaatacCAGAATGCAATTGTTAAAGCACTTGCAGatcttaaaaagaaaaatagttGTCAAGACAGTTTAGAT AAAGAATCTCCAACatccaatataaataaagaaaagggTCAAGGAGATAGtgaaagtaatacaaaaactcAAGTCACTGTTATGGTCCTTGGAGCAGGTCGTGGCCCTCTTGTCCGTGCCACTTTGAATGCTGCTGAAATGACTAATACTGAAGtaaag gTTATAGCTGTAGAAAAAAATCCAGGAGCTGTAGTGGTTTTAGCAGCACAAGTTCGGGAGTTGTGGAGTGATCGTGACGTCACTGTTGTACCTGGTGATATGAGATATATGAACTTGTCCCCAAAGGCAGATATTATAGTGTCAGAATTGTTGG GGTCATGGGCAGATAATGAACTCTCACCAGAATGTTTAGATGGTGCAACATGCCTCTTGAAACCAAATGGCATTTCAATACCTTGTGAATACACATCTTATGTAAATCCAATAAGCTCTTCACGGTTGTGGGCAGCAGCTAAAATAGCTTGCCTTGGTGATTCACAAAAAATGGAAAAGAACTTAGAAACATTGTGGGTGGTGTATATGCAAAATAAACATGACATAGCTGAATGTAAG GaagtttttaaattctcaCACCCAGCAGAAGGTATTCAAAACAGTGAGGGTGAGACAATGTTAGACTATAGGGGGCTACCATTAACTGACAATCGTAGGAAAACAACTGTTACATGGGAAGTCACCCAAGACAATGTGATGCATGGATTTGCTGGCTACTTTGACTGTGCACTATATGGCGATGAAATGTTAAGCATTGTACCAAGTACACATAGCCCTGGAATGATATCTTGGTTTCCAGTATTTATTCCAATAAAA ACACCACTAAGAATCCATAAAGGAGAAAAAATAAAGGCCACCTTTTGGCGTTGTGTTGATACTCGAAGAGTTTGGTATGAGTGGATAGTAGAAGTTAATGACAATGCAACTGTTCTTCACAATCCTAATGGACGCAGTTCagaaatgttattataa
- the LOC125056261 gene encoding ubiquinone biosynthesis protein COQ4 homolog, mitochondrial isoform X2, with protein sequence MRFSSSLKNCNTLPHAKFIKELEKNFIPHSAFQKTLLGVGSAVVALFDPYRADMISCMGEVTGGKALNYMRQKMLETNEGAEILRDMPRINSQIVCFKTLSQMPQNTLGRVYADFMVENKITADSRLPVHFIDDPDMAYVIQRYREVHDLVHATLFMKTNMLGEVTIKWIEGIQTKLPMCIGGGIWGAARLKPKHRQLYLKQYLPWAIKTGNDAKFMQGNN encoded by the exons ATGCGTTTTTCGAGTTCCCTTAAAAACTGTAACACTTTGCCACACGCGAAATTTATAAAggaattagaaaaaaatttcattccCCACAGCGCTTTTCAAAAAACCTTGTTAGGCGTAGGAAGTGCAGTTGTTGCTCTTTTCGATCCATATAGAGCAGATATGATATCATGTATGGGAGAAGTAACTGGCGGCAAAGCTTTAAATTATATGAGGCAGAAAATGCTAGAAACGAATGAGGGTGCCGAAATTCTACGCGACATGCCTCGTATAAACTCCCAAATAGTATGCTTCAAAACATTGTCACAAATGCCTCAAAATACATTGGGACGTGTATATGCAGACTTTATGGTGGAAAACAAAATTACGGCAGACTCAAGATTACCTGTCCATTTTATAGATGATCCAGACATGGCTTATGTTATTCAACGTTACAGAGAAGTTCATGATTTAGTGCATGCaacattatttatgaaaacaaATATGTTGGGTGAa GTAACTATTAAATGGATAGAGGGCATTCAAACAAAGTTACCAATGTGTATTGGTGGTGGAATATGGGGTGCAGCTAGACTTAAACCAAAACATAGACAGTTAtacttaaagcaatatttACCATGGGCTATCAAGACAGGAAATGATGCAAAGTTTATGCAAG gaaataattaa